A region from the Xiphias gladius isolate SHS-SW01 ecotype Sanya breed wild chromosome 20, ASM1685928v1, whole genome shotgun sequence genome encodes:
- the LOC120806694 gene encoding synaptic vesicle 2-related protein-like, whose protein sequence is MDRWRGPARVAYKPWKIPEPRGEADSVGRGAESQGTVGETCTTAPAAGQSTSRYRSDKTEETFTVDDALEAIGFGKFQWKISLLTGLSWIGDSMEMMILSILGPQLHCEWRLSSYKVALITSVVFVGMVISSPVWGYVSDKYGRKVGLTLCMCWTLYYGLSSAFAPVYGWLLVLRGLVGFGIGGAPQSVTLYSEFLPVKFRGMCIMMIAVFWAIGSVLEVLLALWIMPTLGWRWLLGLSTLPMAIFVCFCFWLPESPRFNMLKGQREKAMATLTRIAKGNGKTMPKGKMVAYKQNDCGQIKDLFTPQYWRTTLLLWFVWFAYAFSYYGIVLLTTVMFQTGDPCGASQGAKIEPSCNLECKYLTSADYKDLLWTTLAEFPGILVIVLAVDFIGRKKSMALCFFMFSLCILPLYACVGRTALTIFIFVARAFISGGYQVVFVYTPEVFPTENRALAMGTSSAMARMGALITPFVAQVMLRTSLYLSLSLYCGCCLLAGVVCLILPIETLGRGLQESGLDQEAGGQTTAATSQSNGTTHSSDQG, encoded by the exons ATGGACCGTTGGCGCGGACCGGCTAGGGTCGCTTACAAGCCGTGGAAGATCCCCGAGCCAAG GGGCGAGGCAGATTCAGTGGGTCGCGGTGCTGAGTCCCAGGGCACGGTGGGCGAGACCTGCACCACAGCCCCGGCGGCCGGGCAGTCCACATCCAGATATAGATCTGATAAAACTGAAG aaacctTTACAGTAGACGATGCACTGGAGGCCATCGGTTTTGGGAAGTTCCAGTGGAAAATCTCCCTCCTCACCGGACTGTCATGG ATAGGAGACTCCATGGAGATGATGATCCTCAGCATCTTGGGGCCCCAGCTGCACTGTGAGTGGAGGCTGTCCAGCTATAAGGTGGCTCTCATTACATCG gtGGTGTTTGTTGGGATGGTGATCAGTTCACCTGTATGGGGGTATGTGTCTGACAAGTATGGCAGAAAAGTT GGTCTGACACTTTGTATGTGCTGGACTCTGTACTACGGCCTGTCCAGTGCCTTTGCTCCGGTATACGGCTGGCTCTTGGTCCTGCGGGGCCTCGTGGGCTTTGGCATCGGAGGAGCTCCTCAGTC GGTGACGCTCTACTCTGAATTCCTCCCAGTGAAGTTCAGAGGCATGTGTATCATGATGATTGCG GTATTCTGGGCAATTGGTTCTGTGCTCGAGGTCCTCCTGGCCCTGTGGATAATGCCCACTCTCGGCTGGAGGTGGCTGCTCGGCCTGTCCACTTTACCAATGGCgatctttgtttgcttttgcttt TGGCTGCCCGAAAGTCCCCGTTTTAACATGCTGAagggacaaagagaaaaggCCATGGCAACTTTAACACGCATCGCCAAAGGGAATGGCAAGACCATGCCTAAAGGGAAGATGGTTGCTTATAAACAG AATGACTGTGGACAGATCAAAGATCTCTTCACTCCTCAGTATTGGAGGACTACTCTTCTCCTGTGGTTTGTATG GTTTGCATATGCCTTCTCCTACTACGGGATAGTCTTGTTGACAACTGTGATGTTCCAAACTGGAGATCCATGTGGGG CATCCCAAGGGGCCAAGATTGAACCGAGCTGTAATCTGGAGTGCAAATATTTGACATCAGCTGACTACAAAGACCTTTTATGGACAACGTTGGCCGAATTCCCAG gtATTTTAGTTATCGTTCTGGCAGTTGATTTTATTGGTAGGAAGAAGAGCATGGCACTGTGtttcttcatgttttctttgtgcatTCTGCCCTTATATGCTTGTGTTGGGAG GACGGCTCTTACAATCTTCATCTTTGTTGCCAGAGCCTTTATCTCTGGAGGataccaagttgtttttgtttacacacCAGAG GTGTTTCCAACAGAAAATCGAGCCTTAGCAATGGGGACTTCCAGTGCGATGGCCAGGATGGGTGCCCTGATCACCCCCTTTGTGGCACAG GTGATGCTCAGAACGTCACTGTATTTGAGCCTGTCGTTGTACTGTGGCTGTTGTCTGCTGGCTGGCGTTGTGTGCTTGATCCTGCCTATTGAGACGTTAGGCAGGGGTCTGCAGGAATCCGGTCTCGACCAGGAAGCCGGGGGACAGACAACCGCCGCAACCAGCCAGTCAAATGGTACAACACACTCCTCGGACCAGGGTTAG